The Musa acuminata AAA Group cultivar baxijiao chromosome BXJ2-5, Cavendish_Baxijiao_AAA, whole genome shotgun sequence genomic interval GCATCCCTTCCACCTCTCTTTCCTCTGGCTTTCTCAGGGCCATTAAATCTGCCACTGGGAAGTAGACCaagacaaggataccaatcaCAGTGCAAAACAACATGACCAGAAAGGCTAAGAAAACAATCAGCTCATAAGCCAAGTTGCCCGGTTGAGGTAGGACAGAGAAACCCAGGAGGAGAACCCTTACTGGAAGAGAAAAGATAACTGAGGATACCAACCAATAGAGCCTTTGGAGCAGCCGTTTGTTGATCACTGACAGGAATACATGCATTCCAATGTACGATACGTAACTAATCAGAACAGCATGAAAAAGCCCAAGAAGAATGGTGCTAAAGAGAGGATAAGTGCATACACACTCATCTCCAATCAAGACACTAGCTTTTGTGAAGTAGTTGAGCTTCTTTGCTCCCCCGTCATTCTTAGCTTCGCTGAAAAACCTGGgtccagcaaaatccacaaaaaTTTGCATGACAAAAATTGGAATGCAGTAAAGGAAGACATAACTGATGGTTCTTTTGTTCCATCCTTGGCTTAGAGTGCCCAACTCCCTCCTCCGCAAGGAGGCCCGTAGTAGGAACACAAGCGTGAGAAACACAGAAGGTTCTGAAAACCCAAGATTGAAAAGGATGTAGATCTTGCAAAAATTTTGCTGCCATGTTATGCTAGAGAAGATCCTTCCTTTTAAAAAACTAAGCCTAGCAATTTCACTTAGGCTCCACCAAATTGCAACTATAACTAGAAAAATGCGTGTAATCCAGGGCCCATTGAAGTAACCAAGCTGGAGAAAATCACGTCGATGGATCCGTACTTGTAAATAGACAACTTGGTATATGCATCGTATAGCCAAGACATGAAAAAGAATGACGAGAGAAATGGTTACCACACCAAATGCATCGGAACTGAATCTGGTCAGGGGCATCACACGGAACACAGATTCCACGCATGCTCTCCTCGAGCATCGGTACCTAAGAGCTCGGGCCCACAAGTATGACGAACAGTGACACCTCCACAGAGGTCTAGTGCTGCAGACGCACTGCACTCTTTAAGATGACCAAAACTGATCTAATGTCAATGAGAAGGAATCTTGAGCTTTTACCAAAACCTCACAAATTGGATCTTCCATTACAAATTAAAACCCTTGCCAACAATTGAAACTTGAACATTTGAACAACTTATAGAGTCCAGTCAGGCAACCCAATACCATGCACCTTCATGTTCATGCCACCTATAAAAAGTTAAAGATTTTAGGTAAGCAGCAGTTGCAAAGAGTTATCAtaatcatcataaaaatataaatgaaaaaaaaatctgacCCTGCTGGGATCAATCCTATCGTCCACAATTGAGTATCCAACCATCGACAAGAAAAAAATTTCAAACACTTTAAATGATGGCCGTATGTTATGCTGCTTCAGCATAACATATAATCTTATTGTTCCATGACAAAATCATGGAGATGCTCAGTGATACTAACAGAATCTTGGTATCAAGTCATTCTTGGTATAAGCAAGAAACAACTAGCATTTCGCTAGCTACACAACCAAATCATACAACTAATCCAGCATGATAGCCAATAGAACCAAGAAATCTAACTCTACTAACCTCGGGCAAGACATCAAACAAAAGATCAGGAGGAATGGGATCACATTACGTATAAGAAAgttggtttattagacagtgacaAACACTAAAGCTACAGCCTGCAATCCACATTACCTATATCAACAGAAAAACCCTTTCTACACTTCTCTCAACACATACGCACCCTTTCACCACCATCTTGCAAACTTCTATACCAGGAGGAACATACTTAGTTAACTTTTAATTCAAGAGTACTTATGAACTACAATTTTGGAAACATAGCATTTAAGAAGCTCAATATCTCATAATGCTGCAACACAGACCTATGTAAACAGCCCCAAAACTAATTATGATGATAACAGACTTATTGCAATTATTCCCAACCCAAAAAAGCGGAAAAATCATCCTTTTACAATGTAAGAACAAAAATGTTAGAACGAAATCTAACAAAAGGTACGAAATTTGCGCTTAAATCGAACAACATACATAAATCAAGCTGCTAAAACACGCCAACACCCGGATAACGCGAGGCGAACGAAAGAAGAGATTAAAAAAGGACGAACCTGGAGCCGGATCAGAGAGACTCCGAGCGATCCATGAGGAGCGAGGGAAGACCCTAAACCGCGTCTCCGGGAGGCAAAGACCGGACAAGATATCGAGACGCGGAGCTTGAAGGAGAGCTCTCCGAGGGAAGAAACCCGATCCGGCGAGCAGAGGAAGCGATTCGGACGGGGCCGAGGGCGAAACCCTAGTTGGtcgagatcgagagagagagagagagagagagagagccggaGAGGAGTACGAAGACGAAGACAAGAGGCCGAGGGGAGAGAGACGGTGGCTTTGTTGGCTACGAGTTGCTGACAGGCTGTCCCCAGCTGTCAGACGGCTCGGCTGCCGAAGCAGTTGCTCGGGCGGGACACCGAGCCGACGTGGCATGATCCCACCATGGTTCTCGTCGTGTGACGGCGGCGACAACGTCTCACGCATGTCGCCGCGCAAATCTTATTGCTTAGCTGTCGTCCGTCCTGCTTTACGATTCGTGTAAATGCACCTGTGGGAGCCTCGTCTACGGgaggatttcctcccatcaaaccATGATCGTCATATCAAAATCCGACGGTCCAAATTTGCTATCGGATGGAATTGAGGGCTAATATTCGACTCACGGTTTTACAAGCATGTCCTTGTACAACATAAAAATAGAATATGTtccttttttataatatatattactcCAAATATTAACATCTTAATAGGCTGAACCTTTTTATAAGCCaatcaattttttttgttatttttagaaaaaaatttctCGAGTTTTATGCTATCTTTCCTCGCAAGATTAAtcttaatcttaattttttaatacatctaTGTCATCTTAgctgatttatttttattttatttttcataccaTCTAAGGATTCAAAATAATTCTTACTAAATCTTTTCTATCAACTCTATATGTCCACCTTATATTCCTTTTTAAACATTCATCCAAAAAAAATTAGTGAAGTGATTagcttaaattaaaaaaataaattatacaatataTATTACTGAAAAAAAACTACTAAATTTATTATTCTTGAGGTTCTATGAAATATGAGGTGAAACAACTGTCCTGTGATATCATTGTATCATTGGTGGCAAAAATGAACATTTAATACATATGgtttatatttatctttatatatatatatatataattgatattTGTACCTGTTAAGCTCCTAGAATTATaggtattatatatgtatatttaattaaaaattaatagtGACCATCGTTAATCATAATTAAGCTAAATATTTTGGATACTTATTAATGAGAGAGTGATGTATATGTAGATATCCCTATAAAAAATCTTAGTAAGGATAAATTTGTAAGGACAAGAAAAAGATGCGATTCCTTCGTTCTTTTTGCAGGGTTTGACTGTCTGACTTTTTGACTCCATCGTAACGGCGGAATTCTCGGCAAATTCTTGGCGTTGATGCGACGCCCGGAAACGGCATTGGCGTGAGGAAACTTTGGATCGACACAAATCCAATGCTGTATTGTTCGATTGGTTGCCTCCAATTAAAATATATGAAATCCTTTtggaatatttttatttttgtgtcggttaatttttttctatttctttctCCACCTTTGATGTCATCAAATGattacatattattatttttattagaagataaattttataataaaaatttaaatcataatttcatattattttttgagTGATGTATGATGATGTGTGAGATTCTAAATCATTTAATAGTTAATGTCTATCTAATACTCTCGTAATTATTCGTGGGTTCGAACGTATCAACATGACAGATCATATGTTTTTCTTTTGAATTATACTTTGACTTTGACTTTTTGATGACTTAACTCTGAAGTACCTGATAGGGTATATTATGGATTTCATCGTGTGGACACCGTTGGTGAATAAACgtatcgtggctgatgagtcagtatggcctggtccacgggtcgGGAGTCTTCTGTTGATCGAGCTAGATGCCAAGGTCGACTGGGCCCTCGCGACGAGGTCTTGATCAGTTTCTCTCGGTCTGGGTACTGGTTGATGGCTCGCCTTGGGGACgtcatgtcacggacaaacttctaaacagggtgttcgatgtaatgcttgagtatgtccgtgtcttttgttatgttcatgctttgtacagtatgtagagggacggccggccgaaggcttataagtcccattttagttgggtcggtggccgctttaggcttgtaaataaaggttgtgtcatgtggacacgtaggAGAGattattcggtctgtaatggaccattttaccctttgttgtgcaactgttcagagcttgtaaagtctgtttgtaatttgcattgtctatgaagtgtttttcggacatgtttgcttgtggatcccgagtgaggcattttctctgtcttgttctctcttttgtgggtcctaagggaccagggaaggcttcggggaggctgacctttgcgaacggacgcgcaagggtgccgcacgacttaggcaaaaccagctaagtccgtgacaaatggtatcagagcgggacaagcactcatagaaacacttagcatgcaaacgtgggggacctagcggggctgcgttaagggcagtcagcacacgcgcgaccgtttgggggaaaacgggcatggagatgtagggaaaaggagtcgctcagaggagcgggcgtctgagattggcattcagaggaatggccaacccttcgcgcaagaggcaccacgagaacagacaagcttggaagaatttgaagcgcacaaaggttgggatggctgagtttgagctacggctcaacgttgacaaccatacctgATGGTGCTCAtggcaagcaaggcgcttggcaaaaggatgaggccatgcaaggtggaatgagttgttcaacgaccaaaagagtaatgcaaagctcacagaggtgaggggaattgctaactcgaagaatttggtactcatgcatgggcttgtatacggacgatggaatgttcgtggccatcccaaggcgaccgaaactcggcgccatggagcattgaaactttctcttcggtatgtgaaggatacgtccactgGAGGTTgaagggtgcaactagttcagcatgttgctaggccttgaggggtgcagcgggggctgtattgacatggagtcgcaatctagcaagtgcgtttgcaggaggcaaaattatgcacagtttgttcagcagaacggagtagtccaaggggatggtggtctccaaatcgaagagagatgttgctccaacgggacagctatccaggagggataagtcccggctctccagagggagaatcatgtggggcggacctcacaagttgaggaggagtacctcaacaaccaacaaccccacgaagctcgacggactgagcaagcggcgaggagtcatcgcatgatctcgcttgagagaatgcattgatggatgcattgcgagatcaagtgggggagcgacccaaagcaacacaaatgaaggcacacttggagtcgatatggagatcggactcaagggagggctgactcgtggaatggtaggcgcgagggccaccatcaactcaatgcaaaaacgaggaacggagcaacttgggtgtaacttggcgaagtacccaagccgcatgaagggagccagcatagaagatggaacatggagcagaggcatagtgctttccttggacagaggtcaaggacatgaactcttgtagaggcaagagcaggatcatgttgttccatgggtcattcgttctaatggagcggactcatcttgcatggagcCAAAGAtggagggagcttcggggcacatgcacttcatctcggaggagcatttgatggaagaactaaggtgactcaatttgcggaggcgaagttgagttcataaagccttagcacggggcaagaggacgcagaggcgggtactcttgaagaatatgccacagtgttgtcattcaagttgctatgaaggaggcggtgcgcagcgaagattgtgctggtaggggcagaggcccaggatccagacaatagtgCACTGATTGcaacgaagtcgggggacttcgggagctactaggcgacggactgtcctagagcggtgcttcatcttggtgtgacccaagagtgggtggatgaaggtcgattgccaaaggaacgaacaaaatcgaaggtggaagagaccctgcaatgtattggcagaggccacacatggagggaccacagttcgagttcatcccacaaggatcagaatgcaatggagatgtcaccaggaggcgacatggtgcagcggatcgtgacagaacagttcgtggcaatgcgatacacacaatcttgtcccgggagggactagatcatatggaggtatgatcgggagctactagaagctccacttcggtgaacaacacgacggcaagaagggctatggattcaaggagtgaaggccatggtaccgcagaggcgggtcttccaggcgtgcatcgaattttacatcggatgaaaaccttggtcatcagcatatgggggctgggttccaccaagaaaaagttcgaatgcaagtactagtgagttccatgggggggacttgatcatgcagaggtatgattgaagcagctggagagttggactgctccagaactcatattcgcttaagggagcccagcaagtcagaggacaaggccgagtaagcgaacgttgctaccaaggaagctaaggagaacagagttggtgcaaaccctacaacgtgatggcagaggctatgcatgggagttgcagtctgtctctccatcgaccaaacagactgcttggagaacacagaggtgttgaagtagggggtcgaaaggggcgaggaagcgacgacgagtccagagggacttagctacccaaaatcaagcatcagttagaatggaggtggactcggaggagtgccatagagtcatatctactgattgtgaagaaaagggatgcagatgcgaggcgacggatagtagggccatgggcatggcagcgccatggtaccgcagaggcgggacttccgcgaaagtcattgatcccttgctctcacggagggagagcgcttggtcgtgaaaggggccgaggaggtggagcatgcagaggcaatctccaagtaccgagacaaggctgaagggcagaggccaagaaacttcgtaagaccggtgtcaacaagtttctcatcaagatagccgtaagtgaaggacttcaggtcatgcaagagtgcacgaccaaggaacgaagcagacagtacgcggtgctgtacctttgctacttagtggagtaggcggcagggttgatggagaagacggtacaatcccagaggcgacctcatctatcagagaattactccaagttggggtgaaaacttcccgcattccagaagttcgatggcattgagaaggtgaatcacagtagctaactcaacgcaaggagtgcaaacacttcaagtacttcagaagtgtgagcaaagagcaggcgaaggccagtaaccagctcgatgcatgaagtacaaccttgaggaggcgggcgaagtcaagtaacctttgtcttctcaactcttaagagaatgggcgaaaccgagtaccccaattctcttatctatccagcagaggagctctgcacaagttcaaagacccttcgaagataatgaaagacaacagttgtcaaatcctcaccaacggtaatcagtgctactgagagtagattgtccgcctcatttcccaacgaaatgccaatcgaaagcggaagtgatgcgaacctacttggatgtgacaactaacagaaagaagagtcaatgagcagattttgtggaggaaggacccgaaacttcagaagtttgcgagataatgctcgttaaagctccaacaagcatccatccagttcaagcagcatgaggaatttctgagagactggcgtagtaaggatggtcttttccttcatctggcggatccgcaggaatcaacaaggatcaacacaactcagccaaccccacaacagagttagagtcattggtgagttgaagcagcatggcggatcaaaggtttgacgactcaaaaacaacagcggagagcagttgggagccaagggacgcattgcagctggagcagaagattgaagactcagcagaggcgaggagttgcagtgtcaacaaaggcttcgacgaggacgtcgaaggaataagtgggggagaatgtcatggacaaacttctaaacaaggtgttcgatgtaatgcttgggtatgtccgtgtcttttgttatgttcatgctttgtacaacatgtagagggacgaccgaaggcttataagtcccattttagttgggtcggtggccgctttaggcttgtaaataaaggttgtgtcatgtggacacgtaggAGAGATTAttcagtctgtaatggaccattttaccctttgttgtgtaactgttcagagcttgtaaagtctgtttataatttgcattgtctatgaagtgttttttggacatgtttgcttgtggatcccgagtgaggcattttctctgtcttgttctctcttttgtgggtcctaagggaccaggggaggcttcggggaggctgacctttgcgaacggacgcgcaagggtgccgcacgacttaggcaaaaccagctaagtccatgacagtcgGTCGGTGACTTCCAAGGCTAAGACGCTCGCAGGTCGTGGGTGGTCGTTTTCTTGCAAAAATGAcattcgtcgggtgattcccgatGACCCCTCTGATGAGCAAGTCAATTGTGGGTTGAATTATTTTGTTCTCCCCCTTAGCCGGATGCCGACCAAgagcttttatattattgtacgagggtcggtcACACATGGGTTCAGCGTGGTAGCCAATCCTTGGGGGACGAGACAATCCTGTGCGACCGCTGTCCCAAGACACGTGAGACGATGTCAGACGATGCCGCCCCGAGCTTCCGGGACAGGACATGCCAACTAGTGCCTCGGTACGGATTCTGTCTTAGCGTGTGGGGGTTCTCCTCTTGCTGACCTAGATGTCGTAGCTGGTGTCGGTTGTGACATGTCTTGGACTCAAAATATACCCTATCAGACACGACCCCTAACCATGCCAGCGCAAATATGGAACCTCGGGAGGAAGACACGATACCATGTCGAATGTGCCACTAGGAATTCGAGACGACGGTCGCTCCCCTCCTGCGCCGTCTGGGGTCACACGAACTAACGCCGCCTCGACAAGGACCGCATTGGGAAGCTCGGGGCGGGGCTGCATGGCGTCGTTCCGCACATACCGGGCGACGGTCGTCCGAAGGTACAAACTCGTCGTTCGGAGAGTCGGTCGTCGCGCGAAGGTCGCATACAACCAACCCTCATGCACCAGAATAAAAGCCCCCTGCCATATGTCAAAGGAACTTCGATAAAAAAttcaactaacttaatttttaaaGGGGCCTAAATCGGGATTCCCCTTCCCATCCCGCTCAAGACCAGTACGTAGGAATCCGACGGTGAAAAAGACAGACGAGCTCACTGAAAAGGTGCATCCGCAACTGACCCCGAGCTCAATCTGACCATGCAAAAATCTCATCCCCAAGATAATCATAGACATTGCCAATCGGACCAAGCCGTACAGACTCCTTGGTCACGGCATAAGGTTCACGAATAGTAACTAACCATGTCCTCAACACCTATAGTGAGAGGGATCCGTTTGGAGGTATTCACCTTGATGAACTCTAGTTGTTTTAGTTTTAGTTTCTTGTTTGATTGCCAGCTTAATCTGCCAGTTAATCGTGTTCATTTTAATTGACTATATTTCAGCTGGAAATGCTGATTAATTCAGATTCTTCAATACTTCTCAACATTGCTGGGGTTTGGAGGTTTCATATGTTTGCAGTGAGTATCGATACTGATAAGGGTTTTGGATGCATACTGATTTTTCAGATAGTTCTAATGGACTTTTGGATTTGGCTGCATTGGTATCCTCCATATGATTGTTAGCAGCAATTTGGAGATTGGATTTTAGCTGCATCATTTAGCAGTGCTGCATTGATTTCAAATACCGGACTCTCTTGGACTATAAGCTGAGGAAATTGGATAGCTCCGAGGAAACTGGACATGTGAGAATGTTGGAAGATCACATGAAGCTGTGGAAATTGGATAGCTCTTAGTTATGCATTGAGAGTACCAAAGTAGTCACATGAAGTGATTGCATCCATTTGACTCTTCTCTCTATCCCTCTCTAAGACTG includes:
- the LOC135611998 gene encoding uncharacterized protein LOC135611998 → MPLTRFSSDAFGVVTISLVILFHVLAIRCIYQVVYLQVRIHRRDFLQLGYFNGPWITRIFLVIVAIWWSLSEIARLSFLKGRIFSSITWQQNFCKIYILFNLGFSEPSVFLTLVFLLRASLRRRELGTLSQGWNKRTISYVFLYCIPIFVMQIFVDFAGPRFFSEAKNDGGAKKLNYFTKASVLIGDECVCTYPLFSTILLGLFHAVLISYVSYIGMHVFLSVINKRLLQRLYWLVSSVIFSLPVRVLLLGFSVLPQPGNLAYELIVFLAFLVMLFCTVIGILVLVYFPVADLMALRKPEEREVEGMPYDDYFNDSASLVANQSRHDTRRSSDVSTMRGSISFRTMIRDDTPDLDISDETNLSFHGALHIGSPSVSSSTPARPMLPLREVPRY